In the genome of Caenorhabditis elegans chromosome IV, the window TTCAATCGTGAACTAGAAGAGATGCCATTATAAACGTTCTTTGTCTGTTTTTCAGTTTGGAACATAAGTGATATGtgaataaaaaaagttaaaaatcattttatgaTCGCAAGGTTATTTATTAAACGAAACCAATGCGGTTAAATGTCAGTATTTAGAATGTTTTCGAATCAAGTGAACTGAGGATTGCGAATCTGACGAATTGCAGGTGTGTCACAACTGTCAACCAGGCATCCTGAAGGGCTCAACTCTCCTCGCATTGACATGTTTTGAAGCCGCTTCTGAAGTTCTCGATGACTACTGAGTGTGCGCATCGCCTCATCAGCTTCAGTTACAGGGCCACGTAGAGGGCTCAGAAGTGGAGGAGGATGGTTCATACTGAAATGTGAATTGCATCCCGAAACATGTGCCAATGGTTCAGGAAGACATTCAAAATTCGGCGGAGAATCTGTCAGTGGAATCGAATGGGGTAGTCCAAGTAGTTCCGGCAACTCATCGGAAACTTCTTTGAGGCCAGTTGGTCGTGCATAACAGAAAACAGACGATGAAAGTTTAATCATCTGAAAACAGGAATTTGAATCTCTGAAAAGATCCGTCGAAAACTAACCGTTTCGCGCGAGTATtctatttttaagaaaagatGTTGATCTTCTTGGTTTCGGTAGCATACCAATTCTCCACCTTCTGGAACTTGAATTCGTTCACCTTCCTGCAAACTttcattctttaaaaatatattgtgcAACAAATTTCACCTTCTTTGCGAGAACTGGTGGCAGGCTCATCCGGCGGCAAATCGGTggtttcatcatttttcagaagttgtAGATTGTGGAGAAAGAAGCAGCAGATCAATTGTTGAGTAgtgtaaaaatgaatttattcgAATTCGTAGACTTTCGTGTTTTATGACATTTGTTCATTTTGCAAAGACACTAACGTGAAAACaaaagttcacgttt includes:
- the T14G10.8 gene encoding SH2 domain-containing protein (Confirmed by transcript evidence), with product MKPPICRRMSLPPVLAKKEGERIQVPEGGELVCYRNQEDQHLFLKIEYSRETMIKLSSSVFCYARPTGLKEVSDELPELLGLPHSIPLTDSPPNFECLPEPLAHVSGCNSHFSMNHPPPLLSPLRGPVTEADEAMRTLSSHRELQKRLQNMSMRGELSPSGCLVDSCDTPAIRQIRNPQFT
- the T14G10.8 gene encoding SH2 domain-containing protein (Confirmed by transcript evidence), yielding MKPPICRRMSLPPVLAKKEGERIQVPEGGELVCYRNQEDQHLFLKIEYSRETMIKLSSSVFCYARPTGLKEVSDELPELLGLPHSIPLTDSPPNFECLPEPLAHVSGCNSHFKAASKHVNARRVEPFRMPG